One Watersipora subatra chromosome 4, tzWatSuba1.1, whole genome shotgun sequence genomic window carries:
- the LOC137394725 gene encoding uncharacterized protein has protein sequence MHIKHMICVLMVCAAVHASWIPESSDAASQEDLPVSDARPTRRSSSRRSHRYDGRRSPRLFDEFLQMIAISGEVPEMNADGSFSASRGTTPTRNSTDDVRDSMRSYIKGHRPTARESEEELEAEVLADEVEPSLETPRTRQTRDVDFGTIQDELEGIPRSHWSCCLLGQLAGDKGFLCDASFYATRVLFRNANRVHNRRLTGTYFRDGQATEAGQEMLNSFNSCVQTDRKAEEFEGCCRRMANIFEEREERWDQLYRRLRTNQ, from the exons ATGCATATTAAACATATGATCTGCGTGCTGATGGTATGTGCTGCGGTGCATGCAAGCTGGATACCAGAGTCATCCGATGCAGCCAGCCAAGAAGATCTACCAGTCAGTGATGCCAGACCAACTCGACGAAGCAGCTCCAGACGTTCGCATCGCTACGACGGAAGACGCTCTCCAAGGCTTTTCGACG AATTCCTGCAAATGATTGCAATCAGTGGTGAGGTTCCTGAAATGAATGCGGATGGCAGCTTCAGCGCATCAAGGGGAACAACTCCC ACCAGGAATTCCACCGATGATGTACGAGACTCGATGAGGAGTTACATCAAAGGCCATCGTCCAACGGCACGGGAGAGTGAAGAGGAGTTGGAGGCTGAGGTGCTGGCTGACGAAGTCGAACCGAGCCTGGAAACTCCCAGAACAAGGCAGACACGAGATGTTGACTTCGGCACCATTCAAGACGAACTAGAAG GTATACCGCGGAGTCATTGGTCATGTTGCCTTCTCGGACAGCTCGCAGGTGACAAAGGATTCCTCTGTGACGCCTCTTTCTACGCGACAAGAGTTCTCTTCAGAAATGCCAACAGAGTTCACAATCGCAGACTGACGGGGACATATTTCAGAGATGGTCAAGCGACGGAAGCGG GTCAGGAGATGCTCAATTCTTTCAACTCATGCGTGCAGACGGACCGCAAAGCTGAGGAGTTTGAAGGCTGCTGCAGACGCATGGCGAATATCTTTGAAGAAAGAGAGGAAAGATGGGACCAACTGTATCGGCGGCTCCGAACCAATCAATAA